Below is a window of Corvus cornix cornix isolate S_Up_H32 chromosome 2, ASM73873v5, whole genome shotgun sequence DNA.
GGAGCAGCGAGAGTAAAGAGCGAGAAGGACAAAAAGGGGGGCGAAAGGAGAGCGAGCGCCCAGGTCGGGGAGAAGGAGGTGAAAGCCCGGAGGAATCCCCCGTCCCGAGGGCTGCAGGGCACCGCCGCCCGTCCCCGGCGCCCACCGGCCGCAAAGCGGCCAGCCCCTGCCTGCGACGCCGGGCCGGCGGGCTGAGGCGGGCGCCGAGCCCCGCTGCCCTGCCCTGACGGTCTCGCCTGCCGCCGCGGAGCTGTCCAAGCCGGCGAGGGCACAGAAAGCCCCTGGGTCGCCTCGCTGCCTCCCGCCTCCCTTCAGGCCGCGCCGAGGGGCGGGGGTCGCGCCCGCCCAGCGAAGCCGCGGGGTGCGGGGGGGccggcggcgccgccgccgccatgaAGCTGGAGGTGTTCTCGCAGCACTATGAGGACAAGCTGGGCGCCGGCAGCGACCAGGAAGGCAGCGGCTCGCTCTCCCCTGCTCCGGCTGAGAGCGAGCTGGGCTCGGACGGTGACTGCGCGGCCAACAgcccgggcggcggggccgggcggccgGGGCatcccccgccgccgccccccaCGCCGCAGCCCCCGCCACCGCCGCCGGCCGAGAGCGCCAAGGGGAAGCCCTACACGCGGCGGCCGAAACCGCCATACTCCTACATCGCGCTGATCGCTATGGCTATCCGCGACTCGGCCGGCGGCCGCCTGACCCTGGCCGAGATCAACGACTACCTGATGAGCCGCTTCCCCTTCTTCCGCGGCGCCTACACCGGCTGGCGCAATTCGGTGCGCCACAACCTCTCCCTCAACGACTGCTTCGTCAAGGTGCTGCGCGACCCGGCGCGGCCCTGGGGCAAGGACAACTACTGGATGCTGAACCCCAGCAGCGAGTACACCTTCGCCGACGGCGTCTTCCGCCGCCGCCGCAAGCGCCTCagccgcgccgccccgccgccgcagcccgcccgccccgccggcggcGCCCCGCCGCAAGTGCCGCAGGAGGCGGCCGGAGCGGGCGCCGCGTCCCCCGGCGCTTCCCCGCGGTGCTGCTGCGCCTCCTCGCCCTGTCACTGCGCGCCGGGCGCCAAGGAGGCAGCagcggggggcggcggggcgaggccggcgggcggcggcgccgccAAGTTCTCCAGCTCCTTCGCCATCGAGAGCCTCCTGCAGCGGCCGGCAGGAccccgcgccgccccgcagccgccgccgaCACCGCACGCCCGCCTCCTGTGGCCggcgccgcccgcgcccccgcACCTGCTGCCCGGCCCCTACCCGCTGCTCCCCTACCCACCTGccgcgcagcccccgcccgccgccgccgccctctACGGCGGGggcctcctgcagctctgcgCCTACGGGCTGGGAGAGCCGTCACCGCCGCTGCTGCTGGGGGGCGGGCGGCCCTCGCTGGCCCCGGGGGAGCCGTCGCCGCTGGCGGAGCGGCCGCGGGCGCCGCTGTTCCAGGCCGGCCTCCCCAAGGGCGGGCGGGGGCTGCCGCCCACCTCCCCGCTCTACGGGCCCCTCCGGCTCGCCGGGCCACTGCCGCCGCCGGCGGCGGAGGGATCGGCCTCGTTTCAGCCGTACGCCGTGGAGACCCCTCTGGCTTAATGGAgcccccctcctcccctgcgAGGGACCTGCTCGGGGAGGCGtggagggggaaaggaggaggctCTGGATCCCGCACTTTAACTCCAGAGGCGACCACAGCCTCCAAGCAAAAGCCTCGGTGACTGTGCCTTAGTGAAATGACAGTGGGTTTAACttaagccaaaaaaaaaaaaaaaaaaaaaaaaaaaaaaaggaggaaaaaaaagggaaaaaaagaaaaaatcaaacaacTGTCAGTTTGGACATAGCCATGAGCCTCAAGTGCTTCTTACTGTTCGTTGAGACTACTTGACTTAAGCCAGTCCCTCGCCACCCCTTTTCTATCCCCCTCTCTTGTCCCCACATGTCCTGCTACCGAAGCCTTGGGCAGCAGAGCGGAGGTGCCCCGCGGAGGGGCGCGGTGGCGGCCGCTGGGGGATGCGCTGTGCGCTTGGGAGGgcggggaggagggagggggccCGGGGAGCCTGCCGGGaacagcagggagagaggaggggagggggccgGGGTCTGCTGTGGAGCCGTAGGTCTGTACTGCAAAGCAATGCATCACTGTGCCAAAAGAAACCTTTTCTCCTGTCCGGCAACTAGCATTTCGTGGGAAGGGAggatattaaattatttataaaagtaGTGTTTTTAACACAAAGAGAGtgcagcttttttttaattaattattggAGGGGGCGGGAGAGGGGAAAAGGCTCAAGGAAATGTCAGATGTTGTCTCCTGTACTGGCTGGCGTTCTACATTTATGGCCAAGACCACTGCTActggaaaaagaagagtaatttttttcgtattttatttttgtgtttgtatgtAATATATGTACGTGCGCATTTTATTGACGCTCGGCCAccatgtttttccattttttttcctttctcctttcccccgAATAAAAACTGCCCCCTAAATAAAGGTGGTAATAAGGAGAAGAGC
It encodes the following:
- the FOXQ1 gene encoding forkhead box protein Q1 produces the protein MKLEVFSQHYEDKLGAGSDQEGSGSLSPAPAESELGSDGDCAANSPGGGAGRPGHPPPPPPTPQPPPPPPAESAKGKPYTRRPKPPYSYIALIAMAIRDSAGGRLTLAEINDYLMSRFPFFRGAYTGWRNSVRHNLSLNDCFVKVLRDPARPWGKDNYWMLNPSSEYTFADGVFRRRRKRLSRAAPPPQPARPAGGAPPQVPQEAAGAGAASPGASPRCCCASSPCHCAPGAKEAAAGGGGARPAGGGAAKFSSSFAIESLLQRPAGPRAAPQPPPTPHARLLWPAPPAPPHLLPGPYPLLPYPPAAQPPPAAAALYGGGLLQLCAYGLGEPSPPLLLGGGRPSLAPGEPSPLAERPRAPLFQAGLPKGGRGLPPTSPLYGPLRLAGPLPPPAAEGSASFQPYAVETPLA